The sequence below is a genomic window from Nicotiana tomentosiformis chromosome 6, ASM39032v3, whole genome shotgun sequence.
tgtggaaccaaatattgaagtaaggtttgtacttgttattctatctccctgttgttatttatgcattgcattatggtaagggagagtgttaatggcacgaagggtgatgtcgtgccatattgtgagtgtaaaagtacgaagggtgatgccgtgccatattgtgagtgtaaaagtacgaagggtgatgccgtgccatattgtgagtgcaaaagcacgaagggtgatgtcgtaccatgatatgagagttaatgcacgaagggtgatgccgtgccgtttctattaattttatggtgagattgagagtaaaagtacgaagggtgatgccgtgcatttttccttactgtattcactattcctgttgattcatggtatattgactgctccggtgatcattctgttgtagttctttatcttgtattcccctcagtatgttcccctcccgacatttcctgtttagtttttcatttatgttatttgtatatacattgttaaattgtacatgttcatttgtaggtgccttgccttagcctcatcactacttcgtcgaggttaggctcgacacttaccagtacatggggtcggttgtactgatactacattctgcactttctgtacagattttgataccggctcgggttgatcgagattttgctattggtccgctggccggagactcaaggtagatctgccggcgttcatagaccttgaagttcccgtctatcttttttgttctactgtttctttcattcagacaattgtatttcttccagactattacttgcagtaaattctagaatgctcgtgaattgtgactccagatccgggtagcagtaattaatacagttttatgatattccgcacttattatatttcatcttagttaattattgttaattactgaatgagaataaggaattggtttaatgattctctagcATTGGCTTGCccagaaagtgaaatgttaggcgccatcatggtcccgtcggtggaaaattttgggtcgtgacagcaagcACTCCCTGGATAAATTAATCCAGTCCATCAAATTTAAAGTGCTACTTCTTGCATCAAAGCATCTCGACATGGAGCACTCCAAGGATTAAATCCAGCCCATCTCTCATGAAGGAATTAGAGGCACCTTTCTTGAATCATGGGAGACAATTTGAAGTACTGCTCCCTTTCCCAATAAAGCATGGAGCATGCAAGCATTCCATGGATAAATTAATCCAGCCCATCAAATTTGAAGTGCTGCTCCTTTCTTCAAAGCATCTCGGCATGGAGCACTCCTTGGATTTATTAAATCCATCCCATCTCTCATAAAGGAATCAAAGGCAACTTTCTTGaataaaaaatgagtaaaatattGGGTGCATCTATCAAAGACAAAACTACAACAACTCTCAAATCATGCCTATAAGAAAACAGGCGAACTCAAGAATCAGATACGCAACTTTCTATATAATTGTCCATCCAACTACAAGTTCTTTGTTCTACTCTTAACAAGCATTGAGATTTACTTTTAGTAGATTTACTGTGTACACAAAAGAGTGAAGAGAGACTTAAAAATATTGGAGAGGCAGTGTGTCCTTAGAGGTTGTGTCATTATTCATTACTTTGGTGAGCGAGTGAGAACCAAAGAGTCGTTGTTGGTGAGTGTGTTAAAACCAACCCTTGTTCGTtgttggtgagcgagtgaaaaccaaACTTGTAAACGTTGGTGGTGAACATCGAAAATAACACAAACTGTACACAACTCATATTACAAAGAGATCAAGAGATAACATCTTTGCAACCCAAGGAGGCTGGAGTAGTATACCACATTggttccgaaccagtataaaatttcTGGTGTCATTTACCTTACTGCTTTCATATGTTATTATAAGTAATTACTGTTTGTTGAGATTAATATTTAATTGAATCAAAGTACTAACAGTATTGGGCACTCTGTCTCCGCATCAGTCGACTAAGAGCATACATAGTCGACTAGAAATTTTTAACATGTTACAATTCATCCGCCTCTTGTACTTTCAGTTGTCACATTACTAGTCTCACTAAAATTACAAGTAGTACTTCTTTTGGGCAACTTTTTTATGGCACAAATAACATAATCTTTACGCTCAGAATTACTGAACTTATTAAGAATAGGATCAGACAACACATATTCCTTCATTAGCCACTTACCATCATTATAATCATCAGAATTAATACACTTATTATTATAACACATACTCTTCATTCGTCCAATAATCAAATCTCTTTTCCTCTGATCACAACTCTTTATAGTAACAGCTCTTCCCTTATCTTGTTGTATCCAAGTTCCACCTCTTCTTCCTACAATCCTACTAAACCTTCCCTTGTTCTTCTTCCTTGGTGTAATAAAGTAACGGTAAATACATGTGTCCCAATTATCTTCTACTCCTCCAGTAGAATGGCCATGGCTGTAAGTTACCTAAGGTTCTTGTTTGTAAACATCATACATTGCAATAAAACCATTGTCATTCAATTCTTGCTTAGCAACAAACCTCAAAAGAAATTTCACTAACTCTGAATCCGTCGGTCGAAATCTATACCCTTCTCCAAGATTATCCAACTCCATCATATTCATTGTTTCTTGAATATGAAGATGAAAAAAACGCAGCAGCCGAGACTAGAGAGTTTTGAGTGATAAAATAGGGCTATATATATGACTTAGGAGTTTAGATACTTTGTATTTATAGAACAAAAAGTTGATTATGATCAATGGCAATGAGTTCGATTTTAGGGAAGTACGTGAAGCCCAAgtatattcaacaaattttaccTGAAATCCCTGCCTTTGTAGGAAACCATCCAAACGTGTAACAATTTAGGAAACTTTCTTCTAACGGTCGAAATTGTTCGttgtaaaataatttaaaaaaaggaACTGTTAATATATGGAAATATgggtgtatacggtcgaaatagatttcggccttcatacgttcgatcgagttcgagtgttaagaagtcggaatgagattttgggagtaagctctgaggtcggtactaacgaacctcgagCCCAAAGGTCGCCCAAGgaggcggctcgataatcctatcgagcccgtgactgaatcgatccgcaaggcactgcttcgaggtcagAAATGCGCGacacccatctcgaaggtcgaactcgatccaagaccgaagggcccgacccagtaacgagttcgagctagtatcgagctcacagacaagagccgttgcaaccacaccaacaaagagaatcttggcgggaatcaaggaagagacaagtcatcatgggtcttccactacatgttttattttattattttttggtaatgaccctcttctataaaagggggaatccttgtaagcttgGCAGGTGGAACATAAAAAAAAGATCACTTCCTCTAGATATTGATAGTaatccccttgtgcttgttttacttattcattctttttgcttattattttcgttcttatagtcaacaatacacatatttccatttctctacgcgatttatatcaaattgtatcgcatatccttagaaccatccacaaatctaatgttatccgatttttccggtaaacagtttggcgcccaccgtggggctaagggtaacagtgatcaTTTGATATAAACCTAAAGTACATGCCAGtttgcaacttcaaatcagcaatggcttcacctatcgaccacgaagccggccttcaagatgaaaccaacaacttggcacccggggccggaaggccactcgaTAAAGGCGTTGAGGCTCGAATCAAagcacccgaaattcgagccgaagtatcattggatgtcaattcacaaatagctctagaggtgaatcagcgttccgaaccggaaaggaGCATTCAGggtggtactcgatccgtagctcgagacacccataacgtggaggagatcggagtcagcttatggatgatcttcgagatgttacaagcctagcaaatagcgatagctcagttgcagagccaaactcaggtacaaagcaggtcggagcccaatccgcttcgagaagtcacccacagaacggaaccagccatagagaagccaaatgagcaagaatcggggactactcccgaaattactaaattgctcgaggaactcacaaaacgagtcgaagccaacgataaaaaagtagaaacatataattccagggtcgaccagatcccgggggctccaccaatgataaaagggctagattcgaaaaaattcattcaaaagccttttccctcaagtgcagccccaaaaccaatccccaaaaaattccgtatgcccgaaatacccaaatataacgaaacgatcgaccccaacgagcacatcacttcttacacgtgtgccatcaagggcaatgatttggaagatgatgagatcgaatctgtattattaaaaaaaatcggtgaaaccctgtcaaaaggggcaatgatatggtatcataatttaccatctaactccattgattcttttactatgcttgcagattacttcgtaaaagctcatgccggagccataaaggttgaaaccagaaagtcggacctaTTCTAGGTAatgcaaaaggataacgagatgctaagggagttcgtagctcgttttcaaatggaacaaatggatctgccaccagtcacagacgattgggttgttcaagctttcactcaaggtctaaatgagCGGAGCTCGAGGGCTTCGCGGCGGCTGAggcaaaatctgatcgagtacccagctattatttggaccgatgtgcacaatcgatatcaatccaaaattagagtcgaagatgaccagttgacttctaggaccattacgaaaaagcaaaagtcgaccagagatcgataccagccatatagcggaaacgatactactgctgagtatctgtggcctctttaaaatcaacctcgtacaTAGGGaggctttatcattgaacgcatctgtgatgattatcaagttcggtgcaaaggaaattacttcgttatttcatgacaaatagTGTCTCAACGGGAAgcgttgtaagggccaaacggtcaaaacgaaccatgcttatatagttggcccgagccccgacgcaaaacatgaacccatgtataatgacctgcaaagaaagctctcctccttaccgatattctatgttcaagatttattatgcaaacaggatcgagttcgaatcattcactcgattgccaagcctacgggctacctttatttcgagtttgagcaatcactcactcgaccattaagcctacgggctactttgactattacgcctacgggctacattgcatcgagttcgaatcattcactcaattgccaagcctacgggctacctttatttcaagttcaagcaatcactcactcgaccattaagcctacgggctactttaactattacgcctacgagctacattgcatcgagttcgaatcattcactcgattgccaagcctacggactacctttatttcgagttcgagcaatcactcactcgaccattaagcctacgggctactttgactattatgcctacgggctacattgcatcgagttcgaatcattcactcgattgccaagcctacgggctacctttattttgagttcgagcaatcactcacttgaccattaagcctacgggctactttaactattatgcctacgggctacattgcatcgagttcgaatcattcactcgattgccaagcctacgggctacctttattttgagttcgagcaatcactcactcgaccattaagcctacgggctactttaactattacgcctacgggctacattgcatcgagttcgaatcattcactcgattgccaagactacgggctacatttatttcgagttcgagcaatcactcactcgaccattaagcctacaggctactttaactattacgcctacgggctacactgcatcgagttcgaatcattcactcgattgccaagcctacgggctacctttatttcgagttcgagcaatcactcacttgaccattaagcctacgggctactttaactattacgcctacgggctacattgcatcgagttcgaatcattcgctcgattgccaagcctacgggccacctttatttcgagttcgagcaatcactcactcgaccattaagcctatgggctactttaactattatgcctgcgggctacattgcatccagttcgaatcattcactcgactgctaagcctacgggctacctttatttcgagttcgagcaatcactcactcgaccattaagcctacgggctactttaactattacgcctgcgggctacattgcatcaagttcgaatcattcactcgactgctaagcctacgggctacctttattttgagttcgagccatcactcgctcgactattacgcctacgggctacattatttcgagcaaaactactcatttcttcgaattaaaacaaacacttgactatttaagctgaaggacgctcaagcccgataaagcaaaggggacGGACTACCCACGAGGCCCGAAGGCAACagagatttaaattcaaactgtctatttagtttgaaaggccatttttcttcaaaaaagaagaagaaagatttgTATTTACAAAATTTTTTGTACAAAAGCGGCGAAAATGCCATCAGAAGTTAttcgattcaaagcatgttgggcctcgttgaaaaggcaggAAGCCCCTCCGCATTCATCATTGATTGATCTTCTCCGGTCATCAAAGACCGAAGGTAACCGGCAATTCCCACCAGGGAagaaaaaattcgggtatcctcgataaagtcggggattATAAAGACAcataagatgatcgagcattacatacgtcatggtcgggatcgataaAAACATCAGTGTATATATGATCGAGCtgctgggaaatcatatcgtttctcgccacatccttttccgagaaacgaggggactatctgtatacggtcgaaatagattttgaccttcctacgttcgatcgagttcgagtgttaagaagtcggaatgagattttgggagtgagctctgaggtcggtactaacgaacctcgagcctgaaggtcgctcgaggaggcggctcgacaatcctatcgagcccgtgacctaatcgatccgcaaggcactgcttcgaggtcggaaatgcacgacacccatctcgaaggtcgaactcgatccaagactgaagggcccgacccagtaacgagttcgagctagtatcgagctcacagacaagagccgttgcaaccacaccaacaaagagaatcttggcgggaatcaaggacgagacaagtcatcatgggtcttccactacatgttttattttattattttttggtaatgaccctcttctataaaagggggaatccttgtaagctaggcGGGTGGAACATAAAAAACAAATCACTTCCTCTAGATATTGATAGTaatccccttgtgcttgttttacttattcattatttttgcttattattttcgttcttatagtcaacaatacacatatttccatttctctacgcgatttatatcaaattgtatcgcatatccttagaaccatccacAAATCTAATGTTATCCAATTTTTCTGGTAAACAATGggagttaaataataaaaacaatgtACACTATTTATTCATTTAGCATGTAGTAATCTTTCAAAGAAACAAAAGAGTTAAAAGAATTTCcaaattaatatatttttgtCAATCTTACCGTGTAATATATGTTATTTTTTTGTATTCttgagtttttttatttttatagaatttaatatttatatttcattttaaaacATAACAAAAATTATTAATATATAGAAATTCTTCATAGTAAATAAAAAAAAGTGTTAATATGTGGGAACTTAGTACATTTTTTCTTTAAGCAATAAATATCTATTAAACAACCAAGTCAAAACAGAGTTACGTTATGGAAAATCCTTGTTCTTTAAATGAGAAGcatcaaaacaaaaaaaacaaaagctAAACATGAAGGATAGAAATCCCAAGTTACACGAGTTACAAACGATAAAGCTATACGAGCAAGAGagaaagtgtaacgacccggccggtcatttgggagtaatagccccgatcccctattaactgcttttcccatatctatttctgctattgtgacttgccgcgatgattggttttgagtttcggagtgttttgggacacttagtccctaaatgagagcttaagccttaggatttggaccgtagtcgaaactgtgtgaagacgactctggaatggaattttgtcggttccattagctctgttaCATGATTTTGGGTtgaggggcatgtccggattgtgttttggaggtccgtagcgcatttaggcttgaaatggcgaaagtcaaatttttggagttttgggccggtagtggaatttttgatatcggggtcggaatctgattccggaagttggactaGGTCTataatatcgaatatgacttgcatgcaaaatttgaggtcaatcggacgtggtttgataggtttcagcatcggttgtagagttttgaagtttcaagttctttaagttttaattggaaggtgattcgtgattttagcatttttttgatgtgatttaagagctctactaagttcgtatggtattttaggacttgttggtatgtttggttgaggtccccggggcctcgggtgagtttcggatgcttaacggatcacttttggactttggaagatagtaaatttctggtgttctgttgcaggcattttcttcatcgcgttcacgagggaGTCCTCACGTTCGCGTAAGGTATCTGGGAAGGGCAGCTGAATTAttattcgcttctgcgatgtcactctcacgttcgcgaaggtgtggaacctcgaagctatgtgttcgcgacatggtcctcgcgttcgcgaagaagaactggaggcaggcgagaTTTCGTGCTTAGCATTCGCGATGGagttcccgcattcgcgaagggtaaaactgagtggtcttcgcgttcgtgacatgTGCATCACATTCGCGATGGAGGATTTTTGGGCCGAAGtaaattgtacttcgcgaacgcgagggcgtggccgcgttcgcgaagaaggacgcgtctgggcagtattaaagtttccaaaaacgggggttatgccatttttatcaaaaacttgagttgggagctcggattttggatgagggattgaaggattttcagagatatcgattagGTAATGATTCCttactcctttatggttatattccactaatctatgtttgaattcatcatttaatttcggatttggggtgaaaattgagaaaagttctttggccgaattttgggtttttgatcaagattttggtatcagatttgaacaattttggtacgagtaaactcgggagtgaatgggtgttcgtattttgcgatTTTAactcgattccgagatgtgggccccacgggcaatttttgagttattttcggaatttttgttaaaatgttgatttcattaaatagatgagtctattatggttgtatttatgatatataattggttttggctagatttgggccattcaacGCCGAATATTCGTGGAAAATatattgtgaccgattgattgagcttggttcgaggtaagtggcttgcctaactttgtgtgggggaaatccccttaagatttgaaactattgtgatatgtgagcgccgtgtacgtgaggtgacgagtacgtacactggctagttgtggtaaaacccgattttcttactgagcagcaacatgttttcctgttattttgagttattccattttaatgagtacaaatttattttattcttaattaatttattccaatatgtgtagctatcatgtttagtctattacaacatgtctacgtgtcttaattgtttttgtgaattatgtgcagcttgcttagtgaatttcccgctccttccctgactggtacctaGCCTAAATTGTAaaaatttcgtgatgtagttgtatttctattttttgcgttgcatatttactttgggactacgaaacggtattctgggagatccccctgtcttgcatatttaaattgggactacggacgtattctgggagatccccttgtcttgcatatttattttgggattacggacatatttcgggagatcccccagcactgcatatttactttgggactacggacatattccagaaaatccccctgtactgcatattcattcggaactacgggactgCATCCCGGGAGATTCCACATTGTGTATCCCTTGTTCTGAGCCAAAGGTTCCCTTGACTGTTAAATTTCTTTGAAAAATTTTCTTTAACTGTTTACCGTAAAACTTACTTATAtctttttactgtttaatttattatatttattctgGTAGAgccttaacctgacctcgtcactactcgatcgaggttagccttggcacttactggataccgattgtggtgtactcatgctactctctgtacatgtttttcgtgtgcagatccaggtgcaccttatcagccgcactatcagtgagccgggaaagctttggagacttcaaggtatatatgccacatccgcagacctcggagtccccttctactctttctcatgtccattatcttctgtatttttccttgttagactctgatgtatagagacactagatttttccttctgtagtttgtgattcatgatgttcctggttttgggatttgttgtgtatttttgtataattggttaaattcatatttttatttttatttttttatttcattattctgcaaaatgttaggcttacctagttgtaaagactaggtgccatcacgacgtcacacggaggggaaattgggtcatcacaagttggtatcaaagctctaggttcataggtgttgtgATTCACAAATAGGTTTATTAtagtctcgtggatcggtgcggagacgtccgtacttatcttcaggaggctatgtaactgctaagaacaatcatatttctttgatttccttgttgtgcgagttattgacacaaaaaaaaataaaaaaatcctaagattctattctattctttctcacagatggtgaggacccgtaccgggaggaccgacgatcaggcacccgagacCCCTGTCAGAGCCgtcagaggccggggtcggggtagaggacgaccacgcggtgtagcccgagcacctgcgagagctgcgtcagaggatcccccagcagctccagctggagggccaacaccggagatccctattgctactccagccctccaggagactttagcttagttcatgAGCATATttagcactctggctcaggctggactatttctgatagctcccgctacatctcaggctgggaGAGGGGCACAGACTCTCACAACctgcactcctgagcagagggtccaggttgattaggccccagagtatattcctatgcccccagtggctccggttcagcatgagatcagggtagctgcttctgaagcagagcaactcagacttgagaggtacaagaagtaccacccacctactttcaacggactagcttcagatgatgctctcggttttcttgaggagtgtcatcgtattctccgcactatgggcattgtggagacaagtggggtttctttcaccgctttccagctgaggggagcagcatatcagtggtggagtgcctatgagctgagtagtccggacgaggcagcctcactcacttggactcagttttcagagatgttcttgcgtgagtatgttccctagagcctcaaggatgcttggcgcgcagagtttgagcagctgcgtcagggtgctatgactgtgttggagtatgcagtccatttcagtgagttagctcgccatgcaccggctctggttgctacagtcagagagagggttcgtcgcttcatagagggactccaccctagtattcggaccagtatggccagggagttggagatggacatcacttatcagcaggcagtgagcattgctaggagagtggagggcatgttcgcccgggacagagaggagagagaggccaagaggtctcgagagactggtcattattcaggagctcgatcgccagcagcacgctatggtaggggttttgtgagtcgccctgttcatgcAGCACTTCCAgcagccagtggtgttccagctcctcctagaccttaggagccctattatgcaccgccagcatccagtatgcctcctactcgaggtgctattaccagccagtccagcaggccaggtccgagtcagtctcagctgcCGCGTCCTCCgtggggttgttttgagtgtggtgacactcgtcacatggttagagattgccccagagccaggaggggtgcacctctacagacttatcagcctccacgtgatccaccgggtcctcaggtcattcttccagccccagctaccaccccacctcctcagctagctcgaggtagaggtcggggaggtcgaggtcgccctagagggggaggccaggccaggtactatgcccttccagcccgttcagaggccatTGCTTCatattcagtcatcacaggtatcgtccctgtctgtcatatggatgcatcagtcttatttgacccaggatctatgtattcatatgtgtcttcttattttgctccacatttggggatatctcgggattctttgagttctcctatttatatatctactcttgtgggagattctcttgttatggactgcgtgtatcggtcatgtttgattgctcttagtggttttgagaccagagccgatttattattgctcagcatggtggactttgatattattttgggcatggacaggttgtcaccccattatgctatttttgattgtcacgctaaaactgtgacgctggctatgccaggtttaccgcgattagaatagagaggtaccttagagtatactcccatcgtagatatttcttttcttaaagctcaacgaatggttgagaaggggt
It includes:
- the LOC138894680 gene encoding uncharacterized protein, translating into MNMMELDNLGEGYRFRPTDSELVKFLLSHGHSTGGVEDNWDTCIYRYFITPRKKNKGRFSRIVGRRGGTWIQQDKGRAVTIKSCDQRKRDLIIGRMKSMCYNNKCINSDDYNDGKWLMKEYVLSDPILNKFSNSERKDYVICAIKKLPKRSTTCNFSETSNVTTESTRGG